The genomic stretch ACCAAGAACTTCCTAGCTAAGGGGAATGCCAATATTTTGATAATTCAGGTAGGACCAGAATAAAGACAGGAGAGGGGAATATTATTGACTGAAGCTGTTCTAAGCCACAAAAGTTTAATATTATGTACATGCATAGTACAAGAAGTGTTAGCAACTGACTAGACATATTTCTAATCATGAATTATGTGCCATGTAGCACAAGTGTGGTACAAAGCGTTCACGTATGGATATGGGTCTGGAAGTCACAggtttatatattttatttttatttcttttctggtGTGGAGTCTGTTAGCAAAACACATTCAAAACGATTCgtttttaccatttaaaacatgttttgcCATATGCCTCCCAAAGATATGGGAAAAAAGGGCAAACGGCAAACATTCCCattctaaacacatttaaaaacacgttaccattttttttggagtttttaaaCACTtgacttgttgaacataatgtcgacttaattgaccatatctctctcCTGAACTCCGATTGACCTGCTTCTTTCGCCAACTTGAAGCCAACTGAATGgactatatttttcatgatatcaccttcaactcaaattcaatgcaTGGACCCCAAAATTGAGCAACAAACtgatgcatttgctgaaaagtatttctaaagtgatgactcccaatTCCAATTGAACATACATCACTCCGAGAGTGTATTGATTATGTTGACAACAacgaacaacatcatagccaattcacattgctcaataagactttaaacatgtgtggtgtatgaatttaaaattggtgttggatgatattcaacaATATGTTttagaacttataatgagacataaGATGTATATGCATTAATAtaggatattgtagttgtttttaatATTACATGcaggtattcatgtaataattccttaatttatacaaGTATACTACTGTTTTTTTTGTCCCTTTGTTTGAAATTTACATGTTTAAAACCCGcaccatcctctctctctctctctctctctctctctcttcttttttttctatttttctttttctttttcttttttttttttttttttttatacagaattgttcaaaaattttcactatttaaaacccataccatccgtttctgttttttctaaCTATGGTGTGGACAGTATGGTATCCAAGTTGGaggtttatattttattttatcttttcgcTCCCTATTTTCTGGTGAGTAAGCTTGTCTTCAATACATGATTCCATGGTTGTGCAGAATATCAGCAAATTACAGTATGGGCTTAAGCTCGTAGTTCATGTCATTTTTAAAATATCAGGCAGCTCTACATGTGTTGTGCATATAAGATTTGTATGGTAAAGTAGAAACCAGATGGATGAGGTGGTTATGCTTACTTCATGATTTGGAAAGGCTTTGGAGAGAACACGAAATGCTTCCTTATCCCACTTTTCATCACCAAATGCTGGTGCAATGATTCCTCCATTGGCAATGTAGAAATTTACATAAGCAGCAGCCAGTCTAGTACCTGGAGGTCTGGGTTTGGCTTCACCATCCTGCCAGCAAAACATTAAAGCCCAGATGATAGAGCAATGTATAAATTGTATCTCTAGATAAAGACATATCTGAATTCTCAAAATACGTGATCTATTCAATTAACCTTGACAGAAATAAAATTAACTATATGTCAGATTTCCTGTTATACTTATGCTCAAgtatcaatcttcaaaacaacaTCCAACAGTAAAACTGAGACTAGAACTTTCCATAAATGTTAGTAATTTAGATTCAACATAAATTATTCAACTACTAATCTGAAAGTTTGATTCCACAAGTCAAGAGATAATTGATACAAATTTGTCAAGAGATGCTACTGCCAAACCACTGGTACCTCCGCCCACATTTTCTCTGTGTACAATGTAAATTGGACATGTCTTGAGGGATGCCTTAAACATCCAGACACCAGCAAAATAAGCATGCATAGAAGATCCAGCAGATACCACTTCCAAAGTCCCCAGGTGACCCAGAGCAGCAACATATGTCAGTGGTTGGAACCCACCATTAGATGGCTCCCAAATAAATTTCTTAGGCCgaaatcaacatatcatcagaTTATCCTACTCATGGGGTCTCAGACCTTTGCTCTGAATGCCTTGATTTTCATTCTTACAAGGAAGGCTCATTCAATCCAATCTGCAAGTGGTATGCCCAGTCCCATTTGCATGCAAGCCAATCAGTACAGTACAAATAGTGAGAACAGATTCTTCTCACACTCCCATCCTGCCTCGGATGTTCATCATATTGAAAGACCACATTGCAATGTAAAGAGCATAGAGAGGATATAGAACAAAGTTGTAAGATATAAAGATATGTATTCAAAATGAATGAGCAAAATGATGTTGAAAGCAGAGGCTACACATACTGACCTGAACAACTCCAGCAGCTTCTTCTTCTGTCATGAAAAGAGGTCCAGGAACGTGGAGTTTTATTATTTCAAGTGCTCTTCCATTGGAATCTGTGGCTTTGGAAAGAACAGACAATGCCTCAACAGATCGCTCATACTGGGGGTCTGATTCATCATCAGTCCAGGCTAAGAGGACCACACCAGGCTTCACAAAGCAGCACATATTGTCAATGTGACCATTAGTATCGTCATCACCTATAAAATGCCAGGTTGAAACATTGGAGCATTAGAAGGAATCACACACATAATAACTCCTCAAAAATTATATATCTAGTCAAGAATGTATCCACAGAAAAAGTCCCAAAAaacctatatttttttttcagattagaAACAAGTACCAAATAGCCCTCGAGGCAACCATATAACCTTCCTGACTCCAAGATACATCTTAAGCTCATTCTCTATTTGTTCTTTGGTTAAAGTGGGATTCCGATTTTTATTCAACAGACACTCTTCAGTGGTAAGGCAAGTCCctgaagaatgaaaagaaatgatcAATAGATTTAAAAATGACGATAATATATGCAGAAGCATTGGGTCACTAATTGGAAAGAAAACTTCTTATAAAGGTAGACCAAATGCCATATTTATGCGGGGACAAGGGAGTAAAGGATGAGTTTTTTCTTGATAAGTCACAAATAGAAAGAATAGATCAAATCATATAGCAACTCGACCAGCAAAGAATAATACCCTGTAAAAATCTATGTACTTGATATCCATCctatatttacttatttatcaTAACCAAATAAAGTAAAGTATAATGTATCATAAGGGAAAATTCATATACCACTTTGTTACTAAATACTATTTGTCATCCTCATGAAATGAATAATCTTTGCTTTACAAAGTTATCTGCCAGCAATTCAGACAATTTATGGCACGGATATGCTATTACACATTCTCCGGCAATCAGAAACATTTAGAAGAGTAAGGAGGTTAATCATGAGATTGTTAACAAAAGTTCTTCTAGGATTACAAATGCCTAGCTCTGAGAATAAACAATGAAATGCCCATGAATGTTATAATGAAACTTATCACAAAAAATATTAACTGTTACCTTCTCCATCTACATGGATGCTTCCACCTTCAAGAACCATAGAATGAGGAAACCGAGGAAGCTTTTCAATTTCCAAAATCTaacatcaaaagaaaagaaaatagaaggtgTCACAATCTAATATCTAGGAAATGCTGGGAAAGAATAGTCAAAGAGGCAACAACGCAATCAACCTTCCTAGCAACAAGTTGATCATGACTCCAGTCAGCGTAACATCCATCTTCAGGACCTAGGAATCCACAGAGAGAAAGGAATGAACATATAACTTCCCTCACTCAAAGCCATACTGCTCACACTTGATAATTTTCACAGCCTTTTAAAACCAAACATCAATTAAAATATCAGTTCAACCCAAAGCCATACATAGACACAAGGTAAGTAGCAACATATGAACAGTTCAACCCAAATACTTTCCCATGGATTACAAAAGAATTACATGGTGCAAAGCCTTACCACCCCAGCAATTAAAGTTCCAATCAATTCCAGCAACCTTCCGGACTGCGTCTCCCGAACTTGTTACATTGTCACATACAACAATCTATTGGCCAAAAGTAATCATTTTAGAGATGAAAATACATAGCAAACAAGAAATACTCTAAATGAACCAAAAGAACCACAGGAACAACCAAGATTTCAAGAAAAGTTAAGAACTCACAGTTGGTCCAGTATCACGAAACCAGGAATCATTTATACTCATCTCGACGACCCTGATATCTTTGGGTAGTTGATTACGTGCATTTTCCCACTAAAGCATGAAAATTTTCAGAAGACGTGAAGCCAAAGACAATGAATAAGAGTTTTTAAAGGGTATCTCTCAAAGAAAATTTATCCAGCAACAATTACCGACCTGTGCAGCACTTGCACACACAGTCACAGGCTCAAACCTGGAGATGGCAGATGCAACCTTCACAAAAACATGTTGGGCATGTATTGCGTTATCCCGCCAGTTATCAGGACGTTCCTGTAATTTAAGATGAAGCTTGATTGTAATACTGAACTACAAGCATTTGAAGAGCAGACATGGTTTTGTTCTTGGAAAAGCAAACAAGAGAAAGATATCATCTTCCAACAGAAACTGTGATTCCACAGAGTGAGATAGGTTCAAAAAGGAAACCCATGTATTTTAATAGAAGCTGCATACAATGgtctaataaaaaatttattgatttGGAGTCATGAGAAACTTAGATAAAGAACAACATGGAAGATAACAAGCTGACTCTTCAACCCTTGTTCAAATCCAAGTGTCTTGGTCTTCACTACTATTTTTGTTTTGAGAAAAAACATAACGAATATAGTCTCAATATGAAATAAGGGGCAGGAATGCTCACAGGTCATGTAACCTGCACCAGTACAAGGGCCAGTGAGAGGGCGCACATTGGCATCAACAGGGGcgttttttttgggtttcacaaGGGATGGGGGCGTCATTTCACTGCCCTATGGGGCCACACGACCAGGGAGCGTTCATTTCCCCATGACATAATTACCAGTCAGTCCACAGCTCACAAATCAATGAACGAAAAATACTGAACTTTCTTCCTTAAAATGTTAAAAGGTGGCCACAGCTCACAAATCAATGATTGAAAAATACTGATCTTTCTTCCTTAAAATGTTAAAAGGTGGCTTGGCAAGTTCATTGAAAACTTGTTGTAAATTTATGAAAAGAATAAACATAACTTTTAAGGCTTTAAATACATTTAACATTCAAGTAACCATTTATATCGGTGGCAACAGCTATGAAACGTCTTTTAAATATAACAGAAATCATCGCTCAGTATATGCATCATAACCAAACATAAcaaaattgacaaaaaaaaaaaaaaaaaaagaactcagAAAATgaagccataaaaaaaaaatttgtcactAAAATGAAACATCACAAACATGAAAAGTACTCAAGGTGTAGGAAAAATGTCTTTCTGTATGTTCATCTTTAGTTTACAATCTCAACCTTTACCACCCACATTTGACATAGGCTTCGTCGGTtgcaagggaagggaagtgaaaatttcaaacttgaaaaataaacttttataatcattaccccatgttgGTTGAGGATTCAAAACTTGGAACAACCTTTCCTGCGAAGCAGGTGATAAGGCTACGTACATTTGCCTCTCCTAGACCCTACAGTaacgggagcctcgtgcactaggacaactcatttttttttttaccccatGTGACTAGATCACTAAccccaaatcattccatatttaactttactttgcatccataTATCCCTTTGGTTTCAAATGTAAATAAATATTACATGTAAATTGTATCATTATTAGATATGGTAATAAAATTAAAGTAATCACATAGGGTAATGGTTACAAAAGTTTCTGTTTTaggtttcaaaattttcacttcccttccctttaatttccctttcaATCAAATGTTGCCAtagttttattaaaaaaaaaaaactgtaaaatCCTTACTTCAAGTATCATAACATGGACTTTGGTACAGCCTCCAAGGAGGGATCTCAGGCTAAACTTTGGCATGACTTGCACGTAGCGGTTGGGCCATATTAATATCGTTTTagttctatttcaatttcagcaATTCCATGCTGGTTCCCTCAATAATCCCAGTAACCAGTAGGATTCCCTTCAGGAGGCATATTTTTTAATGGGATTTGATCAAATTACAGCCAACATTCTATTCCTCCTTTTCTCACATGGATCAAAATTCTTGGAGTCACAATTTACCTCACCCCAAGCCCTAATAGAACTCCTCCAACTTCATTAGATCTCAATTCGTCCGTAGAAGATCAAACATTTTCAGTGACACCAGCTCTCCCACAAATTTCTTTTGACTTGTTTCCTATGATAGAATGCCTGGTACCATAGGTCATGTCATAAGTGGAATAACATGAATCCTATATACAGAGATATCTATATCAAAGCCATAGAATGAAAAACAGAGTTCCACATAATTACCAAAGTAAAGGACAATCCATGAAACATgcaacaaaaacccaaaaatcaaaaatcagaatcaaagcTTAACAAACAAACCACGAAacttatgaaaagaaaaatataataaatcaaaaaaaaacacagcatacagaaagagaaaagagcaaATGAAATGAACTAAGGAGGATGATGGCACAGACTCACCGGCCATCCGATCCAACAGCGTGAATGGGGTTCCCACTCTGAAGGCATGCGATAGCCCAATAACGCTGGCTTGCTCTCCAAATCCATCCCCGCCTCACCCtgatactactactactactactactgctgctgctgctactatTGCTATACTCTGCAACAAATCTTTGATGAAAATGTTGGGAAAATCAATAAAAACCGGGAAAACCCACACAGTCTcataaaaaagatttaaaattcTTTGCCCTTTTTGAAAAGCATGTCCACTACTCCACTATCCATGCCATTATATGCGTATCGAAACGTATCAATGGAAAAACCTTTTTTTACCGATGTTTTTATTGATACGGAAAATCCGCggattttatataaaaaaacgCTTGACGTCGAGTAGGGGCTCTTCAGTCTTCTCTCTCACCACAGATGCCGGCGCTTCTTCAACAGCAGCAAAAGCACGGGAAGACAAATAGGAATCGCGAATGAAGATCGTGTGCTGCAGATCGTGTAGCACAGATCGTGTGCTACAGATCGTGTAGCACAGATCGTGTGCTACAGATCCTGTGCCCAAATCCGTCGGGGATTGGGCTCGTTGTAGCACACTTTTGTGCTACAGATCGTGTAGCACATACTAAATGGTTGACACGTGGTTATATTAAAATGAACGCTGACAATACCGAGGGAGGAGGGACACGTTTTGTATGTGTGTTGCAGCATGCATTTTaaaggaaatcaaaagaaaaatacaaagggAGGGATAGCAGGAACCAAACGGATTCTTCTCCGTGCGACTCTTCTCCGCTGGCTATCCTTCTCCTTGCGTTTCTTCTCCACCGACGATCCTTCTCCTTGCGATTCTTCTCCGCCGGTGATATCTCAGGTAGGCACTTCCCCTTTTTCACTCTTGcgattcttctattttcttcctgCTCCACGGCTGATATTTTAGGTGGGAGGGACTTTGGTCCTCTTTTCTTTCGGTCCAGATAATGGAAGCCTCTGCCCAGGAGTTTTAATAGACAAGAATCAAGAACTCTGGATTATTAACCAATTATCAAGACAATGACCGGAGAAGGGAATGCAGATGCTCAGCTCTTTCCGCTCCTCTCTCATCTCCTTCAAGAGGTACCCACGAACCCTTTAGTCTTTGTAAAAAAATTTCCCCCTCTGCCCGGATCACCTTTTTGTGTGTATGAGTTTATATCTGATTCTCAATTCCTTCTATATTTTTCTTCCGCGAATTTCGAGTTCCATCATTCTGAGACTGGACTGGAAACATCTGTCTTGTATTGTACATGAATTCTAGGATCTGGGTGTTCTAAATGAGAAGTATTAAAGGTCGTTTGAGAGGCCAGCGAATTGTTCTAATACAATTGTGAGGTTTTATTCTGCATTTGTCTGAATTTCTGGTTTCAGGAAGTCATTTACTTCATTTAATTAGGCATATTTGATTCAAATCGGTTAGAATTATATTTACATGCTTTTTCATTGTGGGTTGTGGCTGCTGCAttcatcttttcctttttcttttgggtgccATTGGATGGATTATTTGGTCCCAGTTGGAGGCTGAAGATATTTAAACCTAGCCATGGACTAAACTACTAATGTAATTATCATGAATAACGCAAATTGTTTCCTGTGTGCAATTCAATTAGGTCAACCACTGGACTGTTCAGTGACAATGCCTCATGTGAACTACCTTAAGAGCATGGTTAGGATGTTTAGCAGGGAATAAATTGATCCATTCATGCTAGGTAATGGATTGTTTTGATATTTGTTGTCTCTGGTTGGGTAATGTAAACTACTTGCTTTCAGTCTTATATGGATagttttaccatttttttcaaaaggtGTTCATCTAGTTTGGTTCTTGTCTATTAAAACACTAAGTACACAGCTTTTTTATGGATTTTGGAAGACAAGAATGAGTTCAAACACAGCTTTTTTATGGATTTTGGAAAACAAGAATGAGCTCAATTGCATTATTAACCAATTATCAAGATATTTTAAAGTTGTAAAACAGATCATTTCTGTTAATGGTTATGCTTTAACTGTGGATATAATCTTTATCTTTTCAAGGGATGAGAAGTTCTAAAACTAGGCTTCGTAGCCCTTCATATTAAAGTTTTCTGTGGTCTTAATATGTATGTTCCATTTTCTTAAGTTGTTTCTGCCATTGTTTTATCTTTAATTTCTATTCACTTTCTATATTATTGAACAATTCAAGTAAGAGAGGCACTTGCTTTTTCAAGCAGCTACGCAAGTGTATGAGTGGGTTAGGTTAAATAACATCTGACTGTGACATTTCCTTTGGTGAGGAACTGTAGCAGTCCGCTAATTGTCATGGGAACTACAGCAGTCCACTAAATGGAGAACAAGAGGGAATGATTTAAGTGGTTAAGCACTTTGTCAAGGATATGCATATGGTCACAGCGTTTCTATTCAGCATGAAGTTTATTTGTGATTCTTAATTAGTTTGGATTAATAGGTGTTTTTTTGGTTAATCTAACTGAAATGATGTTGGTAAAGAGTCCttagctcaaaatggaagaGCAATTGGGTTTGTTTCCAGGAGATGATGGTTCGAATCCGTCAGGACTCTATTATTTGTGATCTTACAACAAAGGCTTTAATATTTGATTGGTATGACTCGTGAAGGTCCGTATTTCCCATATCCAGCCAATAACATGAGGAAGCTTAAAGAACATTAAAAGCTACCCAACTTAAATAATCTGAGCTTTTTCAAGAGAAATACACACGTGTCATTGGAGGACACAAATAATGGAATTGAAACAAGGACAATATGCCTCACAAAACTTAACCAGATCTCATATGCACtattatcattaaaaaaaataatagaatccTGAAGGATTCGAACCATCATCTCCTGGGAACAAACCTAGgtgctcttccattttgagctaaGGACTCTTTACCTAAATAAAACGTGTTACTTAAATCCatatataaaaaggaaagaattaCAGAATAATGACATGCaatgaataataaaaatattatatacagAGCAAATAACTTAAAAGATGTCCAATAGCTATCAATAATCCTTAAAAAATATTCAGCTTGatacaaaaaaaggaaaataacttAAAAGATGTTCAATAGCTATCAATAGTCCTTAAGAAACATTCAGCTTGATGCAAAAAAGAGGCAAATAAGccgaatcatattcttttttcaACTTGGGAAGAGAACACTGAGGACTGGGAATAATCAACAGATCCCTGCACAAATCCGAtagtttaattaataaaattggGCATAAATACATaactaaatgaaataaaaaaaaaaatcaagatttctTGCTCTTAATATTTGAGCATATGAAATGAGATTGTTATCCATCTATTCTGATCCACCAGAAGGATTCCATTGAATTGAATGAGATGGTGCACTTGGTTGAATTAAATGTGAAGATCTGGAGTATTTGTTTTTcctgttttctttgtttttccttgCTTCTCTACCCAACTCTTATAGCACTTTCCACCTTTACGAGGTGATTTTTTCTTAAACCCTATGTTGACATCAGTATACTCACTTGATGGATTTCTAGATGGGGCAGCGACTCCAAGATTTTGAAGCTGTGCACACAAATCATTAGCAACTCTGTCAACCAATGCATAATCATCAGATGAATTTGATGCTTCTGATACTATCCTCACTAATTTAGGACAAAAAAGCCTGTAACGTTGTGTACAATCCAAGTTAACATCTTCTTCAACTCCGGTTCCTTCAACACTTTCCACTATCATGTTCCTTGCTCCCTGTGCCCATCTCTTTAACAGATAATTTGCAGGAATGAATTTAATATCAAGCACATCAAATATTTTCAAAGCATGACAACACAGAATGCCATATGTCTCAAACTTTCTACAACTACAAGTAATAGTGGGTCCAACTGGATTACACTTGACATTAAAATCTCCTTCTCTGTTAACAATAGAAACTATGTAGTCATGAATGACAACACTCTCAATTCgaaatttgatgaaacaagCAGTAATCCATATATACTCATCCTGAAATTCTTTAAATATTACAGGAGTGTAAACTTGTAATGCTTGGAGCATAATGGGTGACATGGGAAAGATATTTCTTGAAGTTTTATTTCTTGCATCAAATTCCTCTTTCAACTCATTGTAACGCTTATTATTCACCACCCtctcaaagtgtttaaaaaactGCACAAGATTCAAACTGGATTTTAAATAATCCTTCAGGTCTCCATTCAAACTCTCACTGAGTTGTGTACTGCGAATACCTAGGGTGAAAATATTCTTCATATAACACTTAGCCCATTTCTCTTTAAGCTCATAAATACGATTTAACCATGAAGAATCTTTAACTTGATAATCACTAAGTAATTTATCCCATGCATTTTCAAACTCTAGTACTCCCTCATAGTGATACATACAAGTTTTAAATTCCTTTAGAAAAAATGACCCATCCTTCATCAAATTTCCTGAAAGCTTGATGCCATTCTGCATTATGTGCCAGGTACACAGACCATGCCATGTATCTGGAAATACTTCAGATATCGCATTTCCAATTGCGGCATCTTGATCAGTAAAAATGGTTAATGGTTTCTTTTGCCCATAGACTTTCATGAAAGCCTCAAACAACCATCTGAAAGATTCTGAAGTTTCATCATATAACAAAGCAGCCCCAAAAATACATATACATCTATGGTGATTAAATCCAGCAAATACACCGAATGGCCTATATTCTTTGTTGGTGCAAAATGTTGTATCGAAGCTAACAACATCACCAAAATGGACATAGTCTATTAACATTTTTGGATCTGCCCAAAATATATTTGTTATCTGCTCCTCCTTATCCAATTGCAACACATATGTAAAAGAAGGATTTTTCCTAGTTTGTTTTTCAAAGTACATCAACAAACAACCGGCTTCACCATAAGATAAGTCACGTTCACGTTTTGTTCGAAGATAATTCTTCTTATCTTGTCTGATATACCCAATGTTGTCTCTTCCACCTGACTGTTTGCTCATTAAGTCAAATATGGACTTAGGATTTATTCCAGAATCATCAGCCAAATCAATCTCTAACGCACATGTATCAGAAATTTTTCATTGCGACCGCATCATATGCAAGGTGGCCGGTAAATGAAGAGGATGATTATGCTCTTAAACAAATTTTGTACATTTATATTCTCCATTATCAACACGCACAATTCCCATCAATGCACTACAATTAGTTCTTGTCTCTGCTCTTGGTATACTCATATCAATATCTCATTTGTCTTTTCCCCTAAAACCTTATTTGCTACATACGAATTTTCTCGAGGTTAGGATTGACTTATCAGTTCTTTTCCAATGTACATATCCTCTCCTCACACTAAAACCAAACATTCCCTCATAGGAATTGTAGAATTTATAAACCTCGATCTTTGAATTAAACTTCATGCCGACTCGAGGCACACTCTCAAC from Macadamia integrifolia cultivar HAES 741 chromosome 14, SCU_Mint_v3, whole genome shotgun sequence encodes the following:
- the LOC122061919 gene encoding agmatine deiminase isoform X1, with protein sequence MDLESKPALLGYRMPSEWEPHSRCWIGWPERPDNWRDNAIHAQHVFVKVASAISRFEPVTVCASAAQWENARNQLPKDIRVVEMSINDSWFRDTGPTIVVCDNVTSSGDAVRKVAGIDWNFNCWGGPEDGCYADWSHDQLVARKILEIEKLPRFPHSMVLEGGSIHVDGEGTCLTTEECLLNKNRNPTLTKEQIENELKMYLGVRKVIWLPRGLFGDDDTNGHIDNMCCFVKPGVVLLAWTDDESDPQYERSVEALSVLSKATDSNGRALEIIKLHVPGPLFMTEEEAAGVVQDGEAKPRPPGTRLAAAYVNFYIANGGIIAPAFGDEKWDKEAFRVLSKAFPNHEVVMIEGSREIVLGGGNIHCITQQQPAFTS
- the LOC122061919 gene encoding agmatine deiminase isoform X2 → MDLESKPALLGYRMPSEWEPHSRCWIGWPERPDNWRDNAIHAQHVFVKVASAISRFEPVTVCASAAQWENARNQLPKDIRVVEMSINDSWFRDTGPTIVVCDNVTSSGDAVRKVAGIDWNFNCWGGPEDGCYADWSHDQLVARKILEIEKLPRFPHSMVLEGGSIHVDGEGTCLTTEECLLNKNRNPTLTKEQIENELKMYLGVRKVIWLPRGLFGDDDTNGHIDNMCCFVKPGVVLLAWTDDESDPQYERSVEALSVLSKATDSNGRALEIIKLHVPGPLFMTEEEAAGVVQDGSVRRICSHYLYCTDWLACKWDWAYHLQIGLNEPSL
- the LOC122060733 gene encoding protein FAR1-RELATED SEQUENCE 5-like encodes the protein MSKQSGGRDNIGYIRQDKKNYLRTKRERDLSYGEAGCLLMYFEKQTRKNPSFTYVLQLDKEEQITNIFWADPKMLIDYVHFGDVVSFDTTFCTNKEYRPFGVFAGFNHHRCICIFGAALLYDETSESFRWLFEAFMKVYGQKKPLTIFTDQDAAIGNAISEVFPDTWHGLCTWHIMQNGIKLSGNLMKDGSFFLKEFKTCMYHYEGVLEFENAWDKLLSDYQVKDSSWLNRIYELKEKWAKCYMKNIFTLGIRSTQLSESLNGDLKDYLKSSLNLVQFFKHFERVVNNKRYNELKEEFDARNKTSRNIFPMSPIMLQALQVYTPVIFKEFQDEYIWITACFIKFRIESVVIHDYIVSIVNREGDFNVKCNPVGPTITCSCRKFETYGILCCHALKIFDVLDIKFIPANYLLKRWAQGARNMIVESVEGTGVEEDVNLDCTQRYRLFCPKLVRIVSEASNSSDDYALVDRVANDLCAQLQNLGVAAPSRNPSSEYTDVNIGFKKKSPRKGGKCYKSWVEKQGKTKKTGKTNTPDLHI